The Virgibacillus dokdonensis genome includes a window with the following:
- the menB gene encoding 1,4-dihydroxy-2-naphthoyl-CoA synthase — protein MSAYIHFKGGSIVAVQWEKVRDYEEIFYEKYNGIAKVTINRPEKRNAFTPLTVNEMIDAFADARDDSDIGAIILAGEGDKAFCSGGDQSVRGHGGYVGSDQVPRLNVLDLQRLIRTIPKPVVAMVSGYAIGGGHVLHVVCDLTIAADNAIFGQTGPKVGSFDAGYGAGLLARMVGHKRAREIWYLCRQYNAEEAYEMGLVNTVVSLEKLEEETIQWCEEMLSKSPTALRFLKASFNADTDGLAGLQQMGGDATLLYYTTEEAKEGRDAFKEKRQPNFKKFPRFP, from the coding sequence ATGTCTGCTTACATACATTTTAAAGGAGGAAGTATCGTGGCAGTACAATGGGAAAAAGTAAGAGATTATGAAGAAATTTTTTATGAAAAATATAATGGCATCGCTAAGGTAACGATCAATCGCCCTGAAAAGCGAAATGCGTTTACTCCATTAACTGTAAATGAAATGATTGATGCATTTGCGGATGCGAGAGATGATTCTGACATTGGTGCAATTATTTTAGCAGGAGAAGGGGACAAGGCGTTTTGTTCAGGTGGTGACCAATCAGTACGTGGGCATGGTGGTTATGTAGGTAGTGACCAAGTGCCAAGATTGAATGTATTAGACTTGCAACGCTTAATTCGTACAATTCCAAAACCGGTAGTTGCTATGGTGTCTGGGTATGCTATTGGCGGTGGACATGTCTTGCACGTCGTGTGTGATTTAACGATTGCTGCAGACAATGCTATTTTTGGACAAACTGGTCCGAAAGTAGGTAGTTTTGACGCTGGTTATGGCGCTGGCTTGCTTGCTAGAATGGTCGGTCATAAGCGTGCAAGAGAAATTTGGTACTTATGCCGTCAATACAATGCTGAGGAAGCTTATGAGATGGGTTTAGTTAATACAGTTGTATCATTGGAAAAATTAGAAGAAGAGACGATTCAATGGTGTGAGGAAATGTTATCCAAATCTCCAACTGCATTGCGTTTCCTAAAAGCTTCCTTTAATGCAGATACAGATGGGCTAGCTGGACTCCAACAAATGGGCGGCGATGCAACGCTGCTTTACTACACAACAGAAGAAGCAAAAGAAGGAAGAGATGCTTTTAAAGAAAAAAGGCAGCCAAACTTTAAAAAGTTTCCTCGCTTTCCTTAA
- a CDS encoding o-succinylbenzoate--CoA ligase has protein sequence MQTVIPHWLTKQAEISPEQIAIQNGNGSTLTFQQLKESSQNYARKLAALGVSSGTHVAVLSTNKQEMVVAIHALSYLQAVVVLLNSRLTSEELTYQLKDAEVSFLLYDGSLAPLSEEIPFSQSLSFTAVNHLQPKDVKLATEINLQTPFTMMYTSGTTGFPKGVVHTYGNHWWSAVGSALNLGIQKEDKWLAVLPLFHVSGLSILIRSVIYGMTVYLLEKFNRKKVHHVILTKKITMISVVTVMLQQLLDELGEDSYPAYLRCMLLGGGPAPKPLLEQAKEKNVPVFQSFGMTETASQIVTLSAKDALKKIGSAGKPLFPAQLKINTPDENGVGEIFVKGPMVTNGYYNNESATVNAIHNGWLATGDLGYLDKEGYLYVVDRRSDLIISGGENVYPSEVESTMARFPGIKEVGVTGKADPKWGEVPVAFIVTDQTYNHGELQCFLTEHLAAYKRPKEIHEVDYLPRNASNKLVRLELKKLIK, from the coding sequence ATGCAAACAGTAATACCGCATTGGCTTACTAAGCAGGCGGAGATATCACCTGAGCAAATAGCAATTCAAAATGGTAATGGAAGTACACTTACATTTCAACAGCTAAAGGAAAGTAGTCAGAATTATGCTAGAAAATTGGCTGCTTTAGGCGTGTCAAGCGGAACTCATGTTGCGGTGCTTTCAACGAATAAACAGGAGATGGTAGTTGCCATTCATGCATTAAGTTATTTGCAGGCAGTAGTTGTTTTACTAAATAGTAGATTAACAAGTGAGGAATTGACTTATCAATTGAAAGACGCTGAAGTGTCATTCTTACTTTATGATGGATCATTAGCTCCTCTGTCCGAAGAAATACCTTTCTCACAAAGCCTATCTTTTACTGCTGTTAATCATTTACAGCCAAAAGATGTGAAATTAGCAACAGAAATAAATTTGCAGACGCCGTTTACGATGATGTATACATCTGGCACAACAGGTTTTCCTAAAGGAGTGGTACATACATATGGAAATCATTGGTGGAGTGCGGTAGGGAGTGCACTAAATCTAGGAATTCAAAAAGAAGATAAGTGGTTAGCTGTATTGCCTTTATTCCATGTTAGTGGTCTGTCCATTCTGATACGTAGTGTTATCTATGGGATGACTGTCTATTTATTAGAAAAGTTTAACAGAAAAAAGGTGCATCATGTGATTTTAACAAAAAAAATAACAATGATTTCCGTAGTAACCGTTATGCTGCAGCAATTGTTAGACGAGTTAGGGGAAGATTCATATCCTGCATATTTACGCTGTATGTTATTAGGCGGAGGGCCAGCTCCAAAACCTTTGTTGGAACAAGCGAAAGAAAAAAACGTACCAGTTTTCCAATCTTTTGGGATGACTGAAACGGCTTCACAGATTGTTACATTAAGTGCTAAAGATGCTTTAAAGAAAATTGGTTCTGCGGGAAAACCTTTATTTCCGGCGCAATTAAAAATTAATACACCGGATGAAAACGGAGTTGGTGAAATATTTGTTAAGGGACCGATGGTTACAAACGGCTATTATAATAATGAATCTGCAACAGTAAATGCCATTCACAATGGTTGGCTAGCTACAGGGGATTTAGGTTATTTGGATAAGGAAGGTTACTTATATGTGGTTGACAGGCGGAGTGATTTAATTATTTCTGGTGGAGAAAATGTATATCCTTCCGAAGTAGAAAGCACAATGGCACGTTTTCCGGGTATCAAAGAAGTTGGTGTGACAGGTAAAGCTGACCCGAAATGGGGGGAGGTTCCAGTTGCTTTTATTGTAACGGATCAAACCTACAACCATGGGGAACTACAATGTTTTTTAACCGAACATTTAGCTGCTTATAAACGCCCCAAAGAAATACATGAGGTAGATTACTTACCACGTAATGCTTCTAATAAGCTAGTTCGTCTAGAGTTGAAGAAATTAATAAAGTGA
- a CDS encoding OsmC family protein, which yields MAKSTFRAAAQLQDGVQVKVKSRNFEITVDEPKNLGGTDTGMNPVELVLGALGACQAIVARVFAKKFNIEFSDFWIELEGDLDPDGFMHKADVRKGYSEIRYNVHIKTDAPQEKVKEFVAFIEDTCPVGDTLANPVNTKLNNIVIE from the coding sequence ATGGCTAAATCTACATTTCGAGCCGCTGCTCAACTGCAGGATGGTGTTCAAGTTAAAGTTAAATCAAGAAATTTTGAAATTACAGTCGATGAACCTAAGAACTTAGGTGGTACAGATACGGGAATGAACCCAGTGGAATTAGTGCTTGGTGCTCTTGGAGCTTGTCAAGCAATTGTTGCACGAGTTTTTGCTAAAAAATTTAATATTGAATTTAGTGACTTTTGGATTGAATTGGAAGGTGACTTAGATCCAGATGGTTTTATGCACAAAGCGGATGTGAGAAAAGGTTATTCGGAAATCCGTTACAACGTGCATATAAAAACCGACGCACCTCAAGAAAAAGTAAAAGAGTTTGTTGCATTTATTGAAGATACTTGCCCAGTAGGGGATACATTGGCAAATCCAGTTAATACAAAGTTAAATAACATTGTTATCGAATAA
- a CDS encoding helix-turn-helix transcriptional regulator, whose translation MANKIKLARVEKGLTQAQLAKRVHATRQTIGLIEKSKYNPSLNLCIAIAKELGKSLDDLFWEES comes from the coding sequence ATGGCAAATAAAATAAAATTGGCACGAGTTGAGAAAGGGTTAACACAGGCTCAACTTGCCAAAAGAGTTCATGCGACAAGACAAACGATAGGCCTTATTGAAAAAAGTAAATATAACCCAAGTTTAAACTTATGTATTGCAATAGCGAAGGAGTTAGGAAAGTCATTAGATGATTTATTTTGGGAGGAATCATAA
- a CDS encoding MATE family efflux transporter codes for MSIVEQKLGSQPVKKSFFQYFLPTILGMMLMSVNIVIDGIFVGNGVGSLALASVNIAVPVFSIIISISLLIGVGGGTLYSIAVGSGDKERAKRLYTISIVLVTIISLCISVFGLLFMEPLARLFGANAETLPYALDYMRILFLFSLVLALEVCLSIFVRNDGDPQLAMIGLIVAAIVNVILNYVMIFILEWEVTGAAIATSVATLIGLIIYSLHFFKKGSGLKLTKIVWKKADLKQISAIGLPSFLSEAGIGVFVMGYNIAIAYYAGTNGLAAFSVINYLHTFMLLAFIGIGSSIQPMISYYYGAKKFTSIKETVKIAEITGFLLGGLFLVIGYLGADLLVSIFGVDSNEIKDLAVRGIKLFFLGYLFMGVNFIYMTYYQSIGYVRPSVGITLFRGFILLIAMLLILPMLLGTTGVWLALPVSETIVALVLLLVARKGVMHNQLEIRGF; via the coding sequence ATGAGCATAGTTGAACAAAAATTAGGGAGTCAGCCTGTTAAAAAGAGCTTTTTTCAGTATTTTCTCCCTACTATTCTAGGTATGATGCTTATGTCCGTAAATATCGTCATTGATGGTATATTTGTTGGTAATGGTGTAGGCTCCCTTGCTTTAGCAAGTGTAAATATAGCAGTTCCTGTTTTTTCAATTATTATTTCCATTTCTTTATTAATTGGTGTTGGTGGTGGGACGTTATACTCCATTGCAGTTGGGTCTGGCGATAAAGAGAGAGCAAAGCGTTTATACACCATTTCTATCGTGCTTGTAACGATAATAAGCCTATGTATTAGTGTTTTTGGGCTCCTATTTATGGAGCCTTTAGCAAGGCTCTTTGGAGCAAATGCTGAAACATTGCCCTATGCTTTAGACTATATGCGTATTTTGTTTCTGTTTTCATTAGTCTTAGCTTTGGAAGTATGTTTAAGTATTTTCGTGCGAAATGATGGTGACCCACAATTAGCGATGATCGGTTTAATTGTGGCAGCCATTGTTAATGTTATTTTAAACTACGTAATGATATTTATCCTTGAATGGGAAGTTACTGGAGCTGCGATTGCTACTTCAGTGGCAACACTTATTGGTTTAATCATTTATTCGTTGCATTTCTTTAAAAAAGGCTCTGGTCTAAAATTGACAAAAATAGTCTGGAAGAAGGCCGATTTGAAACAAATAAGCGCCATTGGTCTACCTAGCTTTTTATCCGAAGCAGGTATTGGTGTTTTTGTAATGGGGTACAATATTGCCATTGCTTATTATGCTGGTACAAATGGGCTGGCAGCTTTTTCAGTAATTAACTATTTGCATACTTTTATGTTACTCGCATTTATCGGTATAGGTTCATCCATTCAACCTATGATTAGTTATTATTATGGGGCCAAAAAATTTACTTCTATTAAAGAAACAGTGAAAATTGCAGAAATAACCGGTTTTCTGCTTGGTGGTTTATTTCTAGTTATTGGTTACTTAGGTGCGGATTTGCTTGTATCTATTTTTGGGGTCGATTCCAATGAAATTAAAGACCTGGCTGTAAGAGGGATTAAATTGTTTTTCTTAGGGTACTTGTTTATGGGAGTGAATTTTATTTATATGACATACTATCAATCTATTGGCTACGTTCGTCCATCAGTGGGCATAACGCTGTTCCGAGGATTTATTTTATTAATTGCTATGCTTCTTATCTTGCCAATGTTATTAGGAACTACAGGTGTCTGGCTTGCACTACCAGTGTCGGAGACGATCGTTGCTCTTGTACTTTTATTGGTAGCCAGAAAAGGAGTTATGCATAATCAATTAGAGATAAGAGGCTTTTAA
- a CDS encoding hydrolase, giving the protein MEKQKYYVQMGSGEISRVKYHNNDEFVIYATEQEIIQLREAFDEANASGIRSFFRAHIPAVPYHNDAANDEYDSDMIKAFKLVHDLGDEKTRAHIQEMGILDT; this is encoded by the coding sequence ATGGAAAAGCAAAAATATTACGTTCAAATGGGATCAGGAGAAATATCAAGGGTGAAGTATCACAATAATGATGAATTTGTTATTTACGCAACGGAGCAAGAAATTATACAATTACGTGAAGCCTTTGATGAAGCAAATGCTTCTGGAATACGTTCATTCTTTCGGGCACATATTCCAGCAGTTCCTTACCATAATGATGCAGCAAATGATGAGTATGACAGTGATATGATCAAGGCGTTCAAACTTGTACATGATTTAGGAGATGAAAAAACGAGAGCGCATATTCAAGAAATGGGCATTTTAGATACGTAA
- the ytkD gene encoding RNA deprotection pyrophosphohydrolase, translated as MYTFKDYYHNEVKLSFADQPYSNSPLHVWVICVYKDKWLLTKHKERGLEFPGGKVERGESAKEAAIREIKEETGGIVEKISYVGQYFVSGKFENVIKNVYFATICSLEKQKTYYETCGPVLLEHIPVDVKQREEYSFMMKDGVLTYCLSHLNLQL; from the coding sequence ATGTATACATTTAAAGATTATTACCATAATGAAGTAAAATTATCCTTTGCAGATCAACCCTATTCTAATTCTCCGCTTCATGTTTGGGTCATATGCGTATATAAAGATAAATGGCTGTTGACGAAGCATAAAGAAAGGGGATTGGAATTTCCAGGAGGGAAAGTAGAAAGAGGGGAAAGTGCAAAAGAAGCAGCTATTAGAGAAATTAAAGAAGAAACTGGAGGCATTGTTGAAAAAATAAGCTATGTTGGTCAATATTTTGTTTCTGGTAAGTTTGAAAATGTCATTAAAAATGTCTATTTCGCAACAATTTGTTCATTGGAGAAACAAAAGACATATTATGAAACTTGTGGACCTGTTCTACTAGAACACATCCCTGTAGATGTGAAGCAACGTGAAGAGTACAGTTTTATGATGAAAGACGGTGTGTTAACGTATTGTTTATCACATTTGAACTTACAGTTGTGA
- a CDS encoding ABC transporter permease, translating into MAQSNAEEQLFQQYLSSVQKEKKHVLIWQLLILISFVFLWEIASRFYWIDPLLFSSPSTIYQVIVDKMKDGSLLAHMQVTLLETVAGFLIGTIVGIFLATSLWFSKRLSNILDPYLVILNAMPKVALGPIIIVALGPGYVSIIAMGAIISVIITTLVVYSAFNEVDPNYAKVLQSFGATKRQIFQHAIFPATLPTMISTLKVNVGLSWVGVIVGEFLVSKQGLGYLIIYGFQVFDFSLVMMSLVLIAIFAAIMYKLVEKIESWLIK; encoded by the coding sequence ATGGCTCAAAGCAATGCCGAAGAACAATTATTTCAACAATATTTATCCTCTGTCCAAAAAGAAAAAAAGCATGTGCTTATTTGGCAACTTTTAATCCTAATCAGTTTTGTATTCCTTTGGGAGATCGCTAGTCGATTTTACTGGATCGACCCACTATTGTTTAGCTCTCCTTCTACGATATATCAAGTCATTGTAGATAAGATGAAAGATGGGTCACTTCTTGCACATATGCAAGTCACTTTATTAGAAACAGTCGCTGGATTTTTGATTGGAACTATTGTAGGTATTTTCCTTGCCACCTCCCTATGGTTTTCCAAGCGTTTATCTAACATATTAGATCCTTATCTTGTTATCTTAAATGCTATGCCTAAAGTAGCATTAGGTCCGATAATCATTGTTGCATTAGGGCCGGGATATGTATCCATTATTGCAATGGGAGCCATTATATCCGTAATCATTACAACACTTGTCGTCTATTCAGCATTTAATGAAGTAGACCCTAATTACGCAAAAGTACTGCAAAGTTTTGGAGCAACTAAACGGCAAATTTTTCAGCACGCCATTTTCCCTGCCACATTACCAACGATGATTTCTACACTAAAAGTAAATGTTGGGCTTTCCTGGGTTGGCGTCATTGTGGGTGAATTTCTTGTTTCAAAACAAGGGTTAGGTTATTTAATTATTTATGGCTTTCAAGTGTTTGACTTCTCGCTTGTTATGATGAGTTTAGTATTAATAGCTATTTTTGCAGCTATCATGTATAAGCTTGTAGAAAAAATAGAAAGCTGGTTAATCAAATAA
- a CDS encoding ABC transporter ATP-binding protein: MTLLTLENITHYYFSKQGATKALKDISISIQEGEFISLLGPSGCGKSTILSIMAGIIQPTEGNASLKEKAIQSPSSEIGYMLQQDYLFPWKSILDNILLGPKINQTATNKIKEKGMELLQEVGIEHVAAAYPDALSGGMRQRAALVRTLINDPMILLFDEPFSALDYQTKLKLEDLVAILLKTYRKTTVLVTHDIGEAIAMSDRIFVMDTNPGTISKVFDVPIELRNEQPFLARRHPKYQLLFDKVWDELDNRKNVAFLGGGK; the protein is encoded by the coding sequence ATGACACTTTTAACATTAGAAAATATTACTCATTACTACTTTTCTAAGCAAGGAGCTACAAAAGCATTAAAGGATATTTCTATATCTATTCAAGAAGGGGAGTTTATTTCATTATTAGGACCAAGTGGTTGTGGGAAATCGACGATTCTTTCTATTATGGCAGGTATTATCCAGCCTACAGAAGGAAATGCTAGCTTAAAAGAAAAAGCAATCCAATCCCCTTCTTCAGAAATAGGCTATATGCTGCAACAAGACTATTTATTTCCATGGAAAAGCATATTAGATAATATCCTTTTAGGGCCGAAAATAAATCAGACAGCTACGAATAAAATAAAAGAAAAAGGTATGGAGCTATTACAAGAAGTGGGAATAGAGCATGTAGCTGCTGCATATCCTGATGCATTATCAGGAGGGATGCGGCAACGAGCAGCCCTCGTACGAACTTTGATCAATGACCCGATGATTTTACTGTTTGATGAACCTTTCTCTGCTTTAGACTACCAAACAAAGTTAAAGTTAGAGGATTTAGTCGCAATACTGTTAAAAACATACCGTAAAACAACCGTACTTGTTACTCATGATATTGGCGAGGCCATTGCTATGAGTGACCGTATCTTTGTCATGGATACAAACCCTGGAACCATATCAAAAGTATTTGACGTACCTATCGAGCTACGTAATGAACAACCATTTCTAGCAAGAAGGCATCCTAAATATCAGCTATTATTTGATAAAGTATGGGATGAATTGGATAATCGCAAAAATGTCGCATTCTTAGGAGGAGGTAAATAA
- a CDS encoding ABC transporter substrate-binding protein — protein MKKILFFLLFSSILLFLTSCNNENSNKKIQLAEVTRSIFYAPQYVALEKGFFKDEGLDVELQTTWGGDKTMTSLLSDGSDIALVGAETSIYVYAQDSKDIAINFAQLTQTDGTFLVAKEEKSNFSWDELKGTSFLGQRKGGMPQMVGEYVLKQQGIDPHEDLNLQQNIEFAHIPSAFVSGDAEYVQLFEPTASAFEKEGKGHIIASFGEESGIVPYTVYMAKQTYMDEHETEMKGFTKAIYRAQQWVAEQPAEEIAQTIQPYFEDTELEMLTSSIERYKSQGSFATEPLLQKDPWNNLKNIMEEAGELPEDVAYEELVNTTFAKDVLQD, from the coding sequence ATGAAAAAAATTCTATTTTTCCTGCTCTTCAGCAGCATACTCTTGTTTTTAACAAGTTGTAATAATGAAAACTCCAATAAGAAAATTCAATTAGCTGAAGTTACTCGTTCCATTTTTTATGCACCGCAATATGTCGCTTTAGAAAAAGGATTTTTTAAAGATGAGGGGTTAGATGTAGAATTGCAAACCACATGGGGTGGTGATAAAACGATGACTTCCCTATTATCAGATGGATCGGATATCGCTTTAGTTGGAGCGGAAACGTCTATTTACGTCTATGCTCAAGATTCAAAAGATATTGCTATTAACTTTGCTCAACTAACGCAAACAGACGGAACTTTTTTAGTAGCAAAAGAAGAAAAATCAAATTTCAGTTGGGATGAATTAAAGGGAACATCATTTTTAGGACAACGTAAAGGCGGCATGCCACAAATGGTTGGAGAATACGTACTTAAACAGCAAGGAATTGATCCACATGAGGACTTAAACTTACAACAAAATATTGAGTTTGCTCATATTCCTAGTGCATTTGTGTCTGGAGATGCTGAATATGTACAATTATTTGAACCAACTGCCAGTGCATTTGAAAAAGAAGGAAAAGGCCATATTATTGCTTCTTTCGGAGAAGAATCAGGAATTGTTCCATATACCGTTTATATGGCAAAACAAACCTATATGGATGAACACGAAACAGAGATGAAGGGTTTCACGAAGGCTATTTACCGCGCACAACAATGGGTTGCAGAGCAGCCTGCAGAAGAAATTGCTCAAACGATTCAACCTTATTTTGAAGATACAGAGTTAGAAATGCTAACCTCATCTATAGAACGCTATAAAAGTCAAGGTTCCTTTGCAACGGAGCCATTATTACAAAAAGATCCATGGAATAACTTGAAAAACATTATGGAAGAAGCGGGAGAATTACCAGAAGATGTAGCTTATGAAGAACTCGTCAATACAACATTTGCAAAGGATGTATTACAAGATTAA